TGGAAATGCACCGTGAGTGTTAGCTGAAAGTTCTTCACCGAGCTCTGTATTCTCAGTCCTGTTCTTCCTCTGTCTCTGAAGTCTAACTCATGCTGCTTGGAGATCTAAAGAAAGGGGAAGACACAATGAATTTCATGctttacaaaatcaacaatGATGCCCGGTGAGACTTACTTTGTTGTAATGTGGTATCCTTGAGCATAGCTTCTGAATTTTTTCCTTATTCTCAAGCCAATCAAGCGGTAGTTTACTAGCTTGTTGAACCTATAAGGAGATACATACATACGTGTATTAACAGTTTTATGTTTTCGGAATGCAAGATTGATGGAGAGAAGTTTAAGATTAGGCATTTACCTgcttattgttgtttttctgcATTGGCTGCTGCTTTGGTAGCAAAGTTCTCATTCTTCTGTAGCTCCCTGTCCAAGTTGTTATGGTGGGTGTGAATCTGCAGAAGCCAACAGATGCATAAGCAAACCCAAAACTAAGGCAGAGgcaaattcatcaaaaaacACGGCATTCAAAATCCTCAACGCTTACATTACAACCGAAAGAAGCGGCTTCACCATTTTACCTACAGAACCAACTCGAACTCCCTGCAATGGAATCAAAAGACCAGAAACATTCATACTCGATTTCCAACCTATAAGCAGAACCAACACCGTTACATTGAGCTTGAATTTCTGACCTTGTCCCATATGTAGTACTTGGAACCCAAGAGATTAGCCGTCATGGAACCGACATAACTTTCATCCGAACTGCACAGCAATCCCTTAACATTCTGTGCCACCCTAAATATAGATTTCCCATTACGTCGGCTATGGTAAGCAACTGCTAACTTCCGGTCTTTACGCCCCCGACCTTCCTGAGATATCAGAAACATTGATATCACTACATCTCAATTCTCACTCAGCATCATGGTAAATCGAATATCTATATACTTACATGTGTATAAAGTGAATATACAGATCCGTGGCTCAAGCCTTCAGGTGATTGTTCTTTCACAATCAGACAAGTGCATCTTCCCACATCCAAAGGTAGTGTCTTGCACAACAAAGCCCTGTTTAACAAGTATATACATAGTTTCAGACATGTTTAGAACAATGAAAGCACAAGAATCTTGGTAATAGCCGTGTTTTTACCTGTTGGGCAAAGTAGACCAAGAGGAAGCAGGGGCAGCTTCAGAATCCGAAAACTCCCACACTTTCAACGAACTTGAATGCTCTGAATCAACACTAGTCCAAGTTTTCATTCCGAAACTACTCTTATCAACCTCACTGTTCTTCTGCATACACGCTTGCAGTGATGACTGCTTCAGAGCTGTTCGACCACCAGTTgagaaagatttgaaatttgtaACTTCCGTTGGAAACCCAGAGTTACCCTTCATCGATTGAGACTTCAAAGCTCGATCTAGTTTCCGAGTTTCCACAGAGGTAGAGACTTTCTCCGGCGACACATTCTCCTTATCCTCTCCCTTTTGAGTGGATAAAGACCCTGTAATTGTGTCCACATTTCCCTTATTTTCCTCCAACAAATCATTCACTTTTCTCGAACCagccatgttttttttccctttctgGATGG
This sequence is a window from Arabidopsis thaliana chromosome 1 sequence. Protein-coding genes within it:
- the TLP8 gene encoding tubby like protein 8 (tubby like protein 8 (TLP8); FUNCTIONS IN: sequence-specific DNA binding transcription factor activity; INVOLVED IN: regulation of transcription; LOCATED IN: cellular_component unknown; EXPRESSED IN: 20 plant structures; EXPRESSED DURING: 12 growth stages; CONTAINS InterPro DOMAIN/s: Tubby, C-terminal (InterPro:IPR000007); BEST Arabidopsis thaliana protein match is: tubby like protein 6 (TAIR:AT1G47270.2); Has 35333 Blast hits to 34131 proteins in 2444 species: Archae - 798; Bacteria - 22429; Metazoa - 974; Fungi - 991; Plants - 531; Viruses - 0; Other Eukaryotes - 9610 (source: NCBI BLink).) encodes the protein MAGSRKVNDLLEENKGNVDTITGSLSTQKGEDKENVSPEKVSTSVETRKLDRALKSQSMKGNSGFPTEVTNFKSFSTGGRTALKQSSLQACMQKNSEVDKSSFGMKTWTSVDSEHSSSLKVWEFSDSEAAPASSWSTLPNRALLCKTLPLDVGRCTCLIVKEQSPEGLSHGSVYSLYTHEGRGRKDRKLAVAYHSRRNGKSIFRVAQNVKGLLCSSDESYVGSMTANLLGSKYYIWDKGVRVGSVGKMVKPLLSVVIFTPTITTWTGSYRRMRTLLPKQQPMQKNNNKQVQQASKLPLDWLENKEKIQKLCSRIPHYNKISKQHELDFRDRGRTGLRIQSSVKNFQLTLTVHFHNFKALIKNQSQES
- the TLP8 gene encoding tubby like protein 8 (tubby like protein 8 (TLP8); CONTAINS InterPro DOMAIN/s: Tubby, C-terminal (InterPro:IPR000007); BEST Arabidopsis thaliana protein match is: tubby like protein 1 (TAIR:AT1G76900.2); Has 842 Blast hits to 842 proteins in 106 species: Archae - 0; Bacteria - 0; Metazoa - 340; Fungi - 21; Plants - 410; Viruses - 0; Other Eukaryotes - 71 (source: NCBI BLink).), producing MAGSRKVNDLLEENKGNVDTITGSLSTQKGEDKENVSPEKVSTSVETRKLDRALKSQSMKGNSGFPTEVTNFKSFSTGGRTALKQSSLQACMQKNSEVDKSSFGMKTWTSVDSEHSSSLKVWEFSDSEAAPASSWSTLPNRALLCKTLPLDVGRCTCLIVKEQSPEGLSHGSVYSLYTHEGRGRKDRKLAVAYHSRRNGKSIFRVAQNVKGLLCSSDESYVGSMTANLLGSKYYIWDKGVRVGSVGKMVKPLLSVVIFTPTITTWTGSYRRMRTLLPKQQPMQKNNNKQVQQASKLPLDWLENKEKIQKLCSRIPHYNKISKQHELDFRDRGRTGLRIQSSVKNFQLTLTETPRQTILQMGRVDKARYVIDFRYPFSGYQAFCICLASIDSKLCCTV
- the TLP8 gene encoding tubby like protein 8; its protein translation is MAGSRKVNDLLEENKGNVDTITGSLSTQKGEDKENVSPEKVSTSVETRKLDRALKSQSMKGNSGFPTEVTNFKSFSTGGRTALKQSSLQACMQKNSEVDKSSFGMKTWTSVDSEHSSSLKVWEFSDSEAAPASSWSTLPNRALLCKTLPLDVGRCTCLIVKEQSPEGLSHGSVYSLYTHEGRGRKDRKLAVAYHSRRNGKSIFRVAQNVKGLLCSSDESYVGSMTANLLGSKYYIWDKGVRVGSVGKMVKPLLSVVIFTPTITTWTGSYRRMRTLLPKQQPMQKNNNKQVNA